One window of Microaerobacter geothermalis genomic DNA carries:
- a CDS encoding nitrite reductase translates to MLKRGLLFAFLLSLIVILTACSSETTAPSDKASEPAKEQAQPTEQPVNKPSEPVAGEQAKGVVQRTDIEKLYVDSCGGCHGQTRLGALGPNLLPERLFSGMKEEDIFKVIKEGRPGTPMPAFNTVSKDRSDDATIRELIEYLKTPVALEAQTWSLEDAKASLEVINDEKTLPAQPTAWDPNEIEIGDLMVAMERETRKYAVMDGKNHKLLGKIDGSYRTHTIQFGPADTPEGRYMYGIGRDGWLFKVDMYSFKTVRKVRVGLDSRGTAVSADGEYIAISNYLPSSVMILDKYLNPLKYLPTYGIDPDGQIVGVNGSQSRAAAILDTVIDGKQMFVVALKEAGRVWGIDVSKEGAEKGFPIVVDVPRVGRILHDGFLDDSGRYFMIASQGDNTKPSLLDPSKPDNGLMGIVDMKEGKLVSQLPAGIKPHPGPGAVIHTKKNGVLYATPAIGENLVTFWKQTKNGFEVYKQVRLGKEGENGGSLFIRAYNGIEGKGEAQNYVWVDIAFAPNWNKVFVIDKESLEVVKEIDTAAIAGTDPQKTRSVHPEYTQDGKFVYVALWEGNAVLVFKPNGDFVTKIDGPVTPTGIFSYGARAAEPGI, encoded by the coding sequence ATGCTTAAAAGAGGTCTACTATTCGCATTTCTTCTTTCTCTCATCGTTATTTTAACAGCCTGTTCTTCTGAGACCACTGCTCCATCTGATAAAGCTTCGGAACCAGCTAAAGAACAGGCCCAGCCAACAGAACAACCTGTTAACAAGCCGTCTGAACCAGTTGCTGGTGAACAAGCAAAAGGGGTTGTTCAAAGAACTGATATCGAAAAACTATATGTGGACAGCTGCGGTGGCTGCCATGGACAAACCCGACTTGGGGCCCTCGGGCCAAACCTTTTGCCTGAGCGTCTTTTCTCCGGCATGAAAGAGGAAGATATTTTCAAAGTGATAAAAGAAGGACGTCCTGGAACGCCAATGCCTGCCTTTAACACCGTTTCAAAGGACCGTTCTGACGATGCAACCATTAGGGAACTGATAGAATACCTAAAAACTCCAGTTGCATTAGAGGCTCAAACTTGGTCATTAGAAGATGCCAAGGCTTCATTAGAGGTTATAAATGATGAAAAAACCTTACCAGCACAACCAACCGCCTGGGATCCTAATGAAATTGAAATTGGTGACTTAATGGTTGCCATGGAGCGTGAAACCCGTAAATACGCAGTAATGGACGGTAAAAACCATAAGCTTCTTGGAAAGATTGATGGCTCCTACCGTACACATACCATTCAGTTTGGTCCGGCAGATACTCCTGAAGGACGCTATATGTATGGAATCGGTCGCGACGGTTGGCTCTTTAAAGTTGATATGTATTCGTTTAAAACCGTAAGAAAAGTACGTGTAGGTCTAGATTCTCGTGGAACTGCTGTATCCGCCGATGGTGAATACATCGCAATAAGCAACTATCTGCCAAGCTCCGTAATGATACTTGATAAGTATCTAAACCCGCTTAAATATCTTCCAACCTACGGTATAGATCCGGATGGACAAATCGTTGGAGTGAATGGAAGTCAAAGCCGTGCTGCGGCAATTCTTGATACAGTCATCGATGGAAAACAGATGTTTGTTGTTGCATTAAAAGAAGCGGGACGCGTGTGGGGGATTGATGTATCTAAAGAAGGGGCAGAAAAAGGGTTCCCAATTGTGGTTGATGTTCCAAGGGTAGGACGTATTCTGCATGATGGATTCTTGGATGATAGCGGTCGCTATTTCATGATTGCATCACAAGGCGATAATACGAAGCCAAGTCTACTTGATCCTTCAAAACCTGATAACGGGTTAATGGGTATCGTTGATATGAAGGAAGGTAAACTGGTATCGCAATTACCTGCCGGAATTAAACCCCATCCTGGACCAGGTGCAGTGATACACACTAAGAAAAATGGAGTTCTTTACGCCACACCTGCGATTGGAGAAAACTTAGTAACTTTCTGGAAACAAACAAAAAATGGCTTTGAGGTATACAAGCAAGTTCGTCTTGGTAAAGAAGGAGAGAACGGCGGATCTTTGTTTATTCGCGCCTATAACGGCATAGAAGGAAAAGGCGAAGCCCAAAACTATGTATGGGTAGATATTGCTTTTGCTCCAAACTGGAATAAGGTTTTCGTTATTGATAAAGAATCCCTTGAAGTGGTAAAAGAGATTGACACAGCAGCTATCGCAGGCACTGATCCCCAGAAAACACGTTCAGTCCATCCTGAATATACACAAGATGGGAAATTCGTATATGTAGCTCTTTGGGAAGGAAATGCCGTTCTGGTTTTTAAACCTAATGGTGATTTTGTAACCAAAATTGATGGACCTGTAACACCAACTGGTATTTTCAGCTATGGAGCCCGGGCCGCTGAACCTGGTATTTAA
- a CDS encoding ABC transporter substrate-binding protein, with the protein MDYKAVEDHLNRKIYIPFPPRKIVSLCPSITETLFELNISNEMVGRTRYCKHPSDQVKEVTIVGGTKEVKFSVIENLKPDLIIAEKEENPKEIVEKLSRKFPVYVTNVESYDDAIKMIKDLGSITDREKQAQQMIEAIYHEFLNLDKLNQANKIKAAYVIWQKPYMVAGNHTFIHSMLEQCGLYNVFRDYPVRYPEVSLEDFKKLSPDLIFLSSEPYPFKESHKASLEKIFPDTKVFLVDGEIFSWYGARMIKAPKYLNQLLEEITI; encoded by the coding sequence ATGGATTATAAAGCTGTGGAGGATCATTTGAATCGAAAAATTTACATTCCCTTTCCACCGAGGAAAATTGTTTCTTTATGTCCGTCTATTACCGAAACATTGTTTGAGCTAAATATTTCCAATGAAATGGTTGGAAGAACGAGATATTGCAAACATCCTTCCGATCAAGTAAAAGAAGTAACCATTGTTGGTGGAACGAAGGAGGTCAAGTTTTCGGTTATCGAAAATTTAAAGCCTGATCTGATCATTGCTGAGAAGGAGGAAAACCCAAAGGAGATTGTAGAAAAATTATCTAGAAAATTTCCCGTATATGTGACAAATGTTGAAAGCTACGATGATGCAATAAAAATGATCAAGGATCTCGGTTCTATAACCGACAGGGAAAAACAAGCCCAGCAGATGATAGAAGCCATATATCATGAGTTTTTGAATTTAGACAAGTTGAACCAAGCCAATAAAATAAAGGCGGCTTATGTGATTTGGCAAAAACCCTATATGGTCGCCGGAAATCATACATTTATCCACTCCATGCTGGAGCAATGCGGTTTGTATAATGTATTTCGGGATTACCCGGTGAGGTATCCTGAAGTGTCACTGGAAGATTTTAAAAAACTTTCTCCAGACCTCATTTTTCTCTCTTCTGAACCATACCCTTTTAAAGAATCTCATAAAGCAAGCTTAGAAAAAATATTTCCTGATACTAAGGTTTTCCTGGTAGATGGAGAAATATTTAGCTGGTATGGTGCTCGCATGATAAAAGCTCCAAAATACCTAAACCAACTGCTGGAGGAAATTACAATTTAA
- a CDS encoding aspartate kinase gives MKVAKFGGTSLASAHQIRKVCHIITGDPERKIIVVSAPGKRFKEDIKVTDLLIALASKFLKDGQVKEELNDVVVRYREIAEGLELPEHIVYVIEEDLKKRLAQDTTNQKKFMDSLKASGEDNCAKLVAEYLRTMGYEAHYINPREAGLLVSNEYSNGQVLPESYERLKKLKNYSGILIFPGFFGYTIDGDLVTFPRGGSDITGSILAAAVKADLYENFTDVDSVFSVNPNIVENPKEIKKLTYTEMRELSYAGFSVFHDEALVPAFQAKIPVCIKNTNNPNAPGTLIVAERETTDQPVSGIACDVGFCSINISKYLMNREVGFGRKLLQILEDEGLSYEHTPSGIDNISVVLREFDKETEKRIVERIQAELKVDDIYIQHDLALVMIVGEGMRRSVGITARAAKALANVNVNLEMINQGSSEVSIMFGIKANDADKAVIALYEEFFKNQ, from the coding sequence ATGAAAGTAGCAAAATTTGGAGGGACCTCCCTTGCCTCTGCACATCAGATTCGCAAGGTATGTCATATTATTACAGGAGATCCAGAACGAAAGATCATAGTAGTTTCTGCACCAGGTAAGAGATTTAAAGAGGATATTAAAGTAACGGATCTTTTAATTGCATTGGCCAGTAAATTTCTAAAGGATGGCCAAGTAAAGGAAGAGTTAAATGATGTTGTGGTGCGATACCGCGAAATTGCAGAAGGTTTGGAATTACCTGAACATATAGTATATGTCATTGAAGAGGACCTTAAAAAACGTCTTGCTCAGGATACAACGAATCAAAAGAAATTTATGGATTCATTAAAAGCGAGTGGAGAAGACAACTGTGCAAAACTGGTAGCCGAGTACCTCCGGACAATGGGTTATGAAGCTCATTATATCAACCCTCGAGAGGCTGGCTTGCTGGTGAGTAATGAATACAGCAACGGACAGGTTCTACCGGAAAGCTATGAGAGGCTTAAAAAGCTTAAAAACTATTCAGGCATATTAATTTTTCCCGGATTCTTCGGATATACCATCGATGGGGATCTTGTCACTTTCCCCCGTGGGGGTTCTGATATCACTGGTTCCATTTTGGCTGCAGCAGTTAAAGCTGATTTATATGAAAACTTTACTGATGTAGACTCCGTTTTTTCTGTTAATCCAAATATAGTGGAGAATCCAAAAGAAATTAAAAAATTAACATATACGGAAATGAGAGAGTTATCCTATGCCGGCTTTTCTGTATTCCACGATGAAGCTTTGGTCCCCGCATTTCAAGCAAAAATCCCTGTTTGTATCAAAAATACAAATAATCCCAACGCACCGGGTACCTTGATCGTAGCTGAACGGGAGACAACTGATCAACCTGTTTCTGGAATCGCTTGCGATGTTGGTTTTTGCAGTATTAATATAAGTAAATATCTGATGAACCGAGAAGTTGGTTTTGGGCGCAAACTTCTTCAAATATTGGAAGATGAAGGTTTATCTTATGAACATACCCCATCAGGAATCGATAATATTTCTGTTGTCTTAAGAGAATTTGATAAAGAAACAGAAAAGAGAATCGTAGAACGGATTCAAGCGGAATTAAAAGTGGATGACATTTATATCCAACATGATTTAGCCCTGGTTATGATCGTAGGAGAAGGAATGAGACGTTCTGTTGGTATTACTGCAAGGGCTGCCAAGGCTCTTGCCAATGTAAATGTAAATCTTGAAATGATTAATCAAGGCTCTTCCGAAGTTAGTATTATGTTTGGTATAAAGGCTAATGATGCCGATAAAGCGGTGATTGCCCTCTATGAAGAATTTTTTAAAAATCAATAA
- a CDS encoding MerR family transcriptional regulator, which produces MSDQIRRNMALFPIGIVMQLTELTARQIRYYEENELIHPARTKGNQRLFSFNDVDRLLEIKSLIEKGINIAGIKQLMQSKDKDQNEPLTVMDKKSESKRKELSESELLQMLKHQILHNRPGTSPSLIQGELSRFFH; this is translated from the coding sequence ATGAGCGATCAAATTCGTAGAAACATGGCGCTTTTCCCTATTGGCATTGTGATGCAGCTGACTGAATTAACAGCAAGACAGATTCGTTATTACGAAGAAAATGAATTAATTCATCCTGCACGAACAAAAGGAAATCAACGTTTATTTTCTTTTAATGATGTAGATCGACTCTTGGAAATTAAATCGTTAATTGAGAAGGGAATTAACATTGCCGGAATAAAGCAGCTGATGCAGTCGAAGGATAAAGATCAAAACGAACCATTGACAGTGATGGACAAAAAATCAGAAAGCAAGCGGAAAGAACTATCCGAAAGCGAACTATTACAAATGTTAAAGCACCAAATTCTGCATAACAGGCCCGGGACATCCCCATCTTTGATCCAAGGAGAACTTTCAAGATTTTTTCACTAA
- a CDS encoding GIY-YIG nuclease family protein, which yields MHYVYILKCKDSTLYTGYTTKLAERIHKHNKGEGAKYTRGRTPVSLVHFEVFFSKEEAMRREYEIKQWSKKRKEALIQKTLNIQYNPQDLSFQRKL from the coding sequence ATGCACTATGTCTATATTTTAAAATGTAAGGATTCAACCCTTTATACCGGATACACCACAAAATTGGCGGAACGAATCCATAAACATAATAAGGGAGAAGGAGCAAAATACACAAGAGGACGTACTCCTGTTAGTTTGGTCCATTTCGAAGTGTTCTTCTCCAAAGAAGAGGCAATGAGACGGGAATATGAAATAAAACAATGGTCCAAGAAGAGGAAAGAAGCATTAATTCAGAAAACATTAAACATACAGTATAATCCGCAAGATCTTTCCTTTCAGAGAAAACTATAG
- a CDS encoding gamma-glutamylcyclotransferase: MDKTIIITGAGLSSDLVIYVKAGVILKSFDFVLEFININLSTETNHVPYEKEGNVKVTDRVFVYGTLLKGEYYHHIIKDQVKSVVPATIRGWMFDLGPYPAIVEGSGYIHGQIIELHDPDKAFQSMDLLEGYHDAHSPLNEYERVYTEAWTNDHQVMKCQVYRYPDDRKINLIKKYPLILNGNWKQRKVEPWHLYFAYGSCMNRQSFSQNVPKYKVVGKAELENYRVGFTRRSKNWNDRGVADILYETGSVTEGVLYLIPHYHLKDLDIREGAGEHLINPAYRRILVNIKIDNLTIPAYTYEVVQREKNEIPPSEEYARTIIEGAALLSNSYLNRLVKKIERLRDS; the protein is encoded by the coding sequence TTGGATAAAACAATAATCATTACTGGGGCGGGCCTGTCATCTGATCTCGTAATTTATGTAAAGGCTGGAGTGATTCTAAAATCCTTTGATTTTGTCCTTGAATTTATCAACATAAATCTATCTACTGAAACGAACCATGTACCTTATGAAAAGGAGGGAAATGTAAAAGTGACAGATCGAGTATTTGTTTATGGAACCCTTTTGAAGGGGGAGTATTACCACCATATAATAAAAGATCAAGTAAAATCTGTGGTACCCGCTACCATTAGGGGATGGATGTTTGATCTTGGTCCATACCCGGCCATCGTGGAAGGCAGCGGATATATCCATGGTCAGATCATCGAACTTCATGATCCAGATAAAGCCTTTCAATCTATGGATTTACTGGAAGGATATCACGATGCTCATTCACCTTTAAATGAGTATGAAAGAGTGTACACTGAAGCATGGACAAATGATCACCAAGTAATGAAATGCCAGGTTTACAGGTATCCAGATGATCGGAAAATTAATTTAATAAAAAAATATCCTTTGATTCTTAATGGCAATTGGAAACAGAGAAAGGTTGAGCCTTGGCATCTTTATTTTGCCTATGGCTCCTGTATGAACCGCCAGTCTTTTTCGCAGAATGTACCGAAGTATAAAGTGGTGGGGAAAGCTGAATTGGAAAATTACCGAGTTGGTTTTACAAGAAGATCGAAGAACTGGAATGATAGGGGAGTAGCTGATATCCTCTATGAAACCGGTTCTGTGACAGAAGGAGTGCTATACTTGATTCCCCATTACCATTTAAAGGATTTGGACATTAGGGAGGGAGCAGGGGAACATCTTATAAATCCTGCATACCGTAGGATCTTGGTAAATATTAAAATTGACAATTTAACTATTCCTGCATACACCTATGAGGTAGTCCAAAGAGAAAAAAATGAAATTCCCCCCAGTGAAGAATATGCCAGAACCATTATTGAAGGAGCGGCTTTATTAAGTAATAGTTATTTAAATCGACTGGTAAAGAAAATTGAAAGGCTGAGGGATTCTTAA
- a CDS encoding LysM peptidoglycan-binding domain-containing protein, producing the protein MSKGIFFVLLVLIIGLGSVYSYVFAYVENEGNSVSDHIKPPHQLIVTVKKGDTLWSIASQVNKKGVDLYKMIYYIKKTNGLKDHLIYPGQQLVIPEIS; encoded by the coding sequence ATGTCCAAAGGAATATTTTTTGTTTTACTAGTTTTAATCATAGGATTAGGAAGTGTCTATTCTTATGTTTTTGCTTATGTTGAAAATGAAGGAAATTCTGTCTCTGATCATATAAAACCACCTCATCAATTGATCGTAACGGTAAAAAAAGGAGACACCCTTTGGTCAATTGCCAGTCAAGTGAATAAAAAGGGAGTGGATCTATATAAAATGATATATTACATAAAGAAAACAAACGGATTAAAAGATCATCTTATTTATCCGGGTCAACAGTTGGTGATTCCAGAAATTTCATAA
- the lexA gene encoding transcriptional repressor LexA, translating to MTDLSNRQKAILNFIKSEVREKGYPPSVREIGEAVGLASSSTVHGHLARLEKKGYIRRDPTKPRAIEVLDQDDYAPHLKTAFTYVPVVGKVTAGEPITAIENVDEYFPLPAPIVGDQEVFMLTVQGDSMIEAGILDGDFVIVKKQQSASNGDIVVAMTEEGDATVKRFYRENNRIRLQPENSSLEPIIVTNVAILGKVIGVFRTIH from the coding sequence ATGACGGATTTATCCAATCGACAAAAAGCAATTTTAAATTTTATCAAATCTGAAGTTCGTGAAAAAGGTTATCCCCCATCAGTTCGCGAGATCGGTGAAGCGGTTGGATTAGCTTCCAGTTCAACGGTTCATGGACATCTGGCTCGCTTAGAAAAAAAGGGATATATTAGGCGGGATCCAACCAAACCAAGGGCGATTGAAGTACTCGATCAGGATGACTACGCACCGCATTTAAAAACTGCTTTTACATACGTTCCAGTTGTTGGAAAAGTTACGGCAGGAGAACCCATTACCGCCATAGAAAATGTTGATGAGTACTTTCCTCTCCCCGCCCCGATTGTCGGTGATCAAGAGGTTTTTATGTTAACTGTACAGGGGGACAGTATGATTGAAGCCGGGATATTAGATGGTGATTTTGTCATTGTTAAAAAGCAACAAAGTGCTTCTAACGGGGATATTGTTGTTGCTATGACCGAAGAGGGTGATGCTACGGTAAAGAGGTTTTATAGAGAAAATAATCGCATTCGACTTCAGCCTGAAAACTCGTCTCTTGAGCCTATAATAGTAACAAATGTAGCCATTTTAGGTAAAGTAATTGGGGTATTTAGAACAATTCATTAG
- the typA gene encoding translational GTPase TypA, producing the protein MKRDDIRNIAIIAHVDHGKTTLVDKLLIQSGIFRQNEQVRERALDSNDLERERGITILAKTTAIQYQGYKINILDTPGHADFGGEVERIMKMVDGVLLIVDAFEGCMPQTRFVLKKALEQHLTPILVINKMDRENARPAQVVDEVYDLFIDLDATEEQLDFPVIYASAVNGAASRDPEDLGTNMQPLYEAIIQTIPAPEVETEAPLQMQVTMLDYNDYLGRIGIGRIHRGRIKKGQTVAQIKRDGSIKQVRIVKLFGFEGLKRIEIEEASAGDIIAVPGLEDIHVGETVTDLEHPEPLPLLNIDEPTLKMTFLINNSPFAGREGKYVTSRKLRERLMAELETDVSLRVEETETGDSFIVSGRGELHLSILIETMRREGFELQVSKPEVIVKEVEGIKCEPFEYLVIDVPEEYTGVVMESLGERKAEMTNMISNGFGMTRLEYIIPSRGLIGYRTEFLTQTRGYGVMNHSFDGYQPITSGQIGGRRAGVLVSMENGVATTYGLMSVEDRGTMFLHPGADVYEGMIVGEHNRENDIVVNICKEKHATNVRSATKEETTKLKIPRILSLEEALEYINEDEYVEVTPKSVRLRKKYLNKSERERYEKQRKALI; encoded by the coding sequence ATAAAGAGAGACGATATTAGAAACATTGCGATCATTGCCCATGTTGATCACGGAAAAACCACCCTGGTGGATAAATTGTTGATTCAATCCGGCATTTTCCGTCAAAATGAACAGGTCCGAGAGAGAGCACTCGATTCCAATGATCTGGAGCGTGAACGGGGAATCACGATACTGGCGAAAACAACAGCCATCCAGTATCAAGGGTATAAGATTAATATTTTAGATACCCCTGGCCATGCTGACTTCGGCGGCGAGGTGGAACGGATTATGAAAATGGTGGATGGTGTGTTGCTTATTGTTGATGCCTTTGAAGGTTGTATGCCTCAAACCCGATTTGTACTGAAAAAAGCTCTGGAACAACATCTGACTCCGATTTTGGTCATCAATAAAATGGATAGGGAAAATGCCAGACCAGCTCAGGTGGTTGATGAAGTATATGATCTTTTTATTGATCTTGATGCAACTGAGGAACAGCTGGATTTTCCGGTTATTTATGCTTCTGCAGTAAATGGTGCTGCAAGCAGGGACCCAGAGGATTTGGGGACGAATATGCAGCCCCTTTATGAGGCAATTATTCAAACCATTCCAGCCCCGGAAGTGGAGACAGAGGCTCCTCTGCAAATGCAGGTAACGATGCTTGATTATAATGATTATCTGGGACGGATTGGCATTGGACGGATTCATCGCGGTAGGATTAAAAAAGGGCAGACAGTGGCTCAAATCAAAAGAGACGGGTCAATTAAACAAGTAAGAATTGTCAAACTTTTTGGCTTTGAAGGGTTAAAACGTATTGAAATTGAAGAAGCATCTGCAGGAGACATAATTGCCGTCCCAGGCCTGGAAGATATCCATGTTGGTGAAACTGTGACTGATTTGGAACATCCGGAGCCATTGCCATTGCTAAATATTGATGAACCCACATTAAAGATGACTTTCTTGATTAACAATAGTCCATTTGCCGGCAGAGAGGGAAAATATGTCACATCCCGAAAGTTAAGGGAAAGGCTTATGGCTGAATTGGAAACAGATGTAAGCCTGCGGGTAGAGGAAACAGAAACGGGTGATTCATTTATCGTTTCCGGCCGTGGTGAACTTCATCTTTCCATCCTCATTGAAACGATGCGTCGGGAAGGGTTTGAACTACAGGTGTCCAAACCGGAAGTGATTGTAAAAGAAGTGGAGGGGATCAAGTGTGAACCGTTTGAGTATTTGGTCATTGATGTTCCTGAAGAATATACAGGTGTCGTGATGGAGTCCCTTGGAGAAAGGAAAGCGGAAATGACCAATATGATCAGCAATGGATTCGGGATGACCCGCTTGGAGTATATAATTCCATCCAGAGGACTGATTGGTTACCGGACTGAATTTCTGACTCAAACCAGAGGATATGGGGTCATGAATCACTCATTTGATGGTTATCAGCCGATAACTTCCGGGCAAATTGGAGGAAGACGGGCTGGAGTCCTGGTTTCCATGGAAAATGGGGTTGCAACCACATATGGGTTAATGTCCGTTGAAGATAGAGGAACGATGTTTCTCCACCCTGGAGCAGATGTTTATGAAGGAATGATTGTCGGCGAGCACAATCGGGAAAATGATATTGTGGTAAACATTTGCAAGGAAAAGCATGCAACCAACGTTCGCTCCGCCACAAAGGAAGAAACAACAAAATTGAAAATTCCTCGCATATTGTCTCTGGAAGAGGCCCTTGAGTATATCAACGAAGATGAATATGTGGAAGTGACACCGAAATCCGTTCGGCTTCGCAAAAAATATTTGAATAAGAGTGAACGGGAACGTTATGAGAAGCAACGAAAAGCTTTGATATGA
- a CDS encoding DUF896 domain-containing protein yields the protein MITKEHIERINHLARKSKTEGLTEKEKQEQKELRELYIKTMRQSLKSQLDSIKIINPDDKT from the coding sequence ATGATCACGAAAGAGCATATTGAGCGTATTAATCATCTGGCAAGAAAATCAAAAACCGAAGGTCTTACTGAAAAAGAAAAACAAGAACAGAAAGAACTAAGAGAACTTTACATAAAAACAATGCGACAAAGTTTAAAAAGTCAGTTGGACTCAATAAAAATAATTAATCCTGATGATAAAACATAA
- the glnA gene encoding type I glutamate--ammonia ligase, with the protein MPGRNYTREDILKMADEEEVRFIRLMFTDLLGVTKNVEIPRSQLEKALDNKMMFDGSSIEGFVRIEESDMYLYPDYNTWVVFPWGSEEGKVARLICDVYMPDGTPFPGDPRGILKRVLAEAKELGFTAMNVGPEPEFFLFKTNEKGEPTLELNDQGGYFDFAPVDLGENCRRDIVMVLDQMGFEVEASHHEVAPGQHEIDFKYADAVQAADYIQTFKLVVKTIARKHGLHATFMPKPVFGINGSGMHTHQSLFTKDGNAFYDETDSLGLSETARYYLAGILKHARGFAAITNPLVNSYKRLVPGYEAPCYVAWSAKNRSPLVRIPASRGLSTRIEVRNPDPAANPYLALAVMLKAGLDGIKNKLQLPPATDRNIYIMNEQERKEAGIESLPSTLKEAIDCLLADKVICDALGGHALEHFVQAKEIEWDMFRTQVHNWERDQYISLY; encoded by the coding sequence GTGCCAGGAAGAAACTATACCAGGGAAGATATCTTAAAAATGGCTGATGAAGAAGAAGTTCGCTTTATTCGATTAATGTTTACAGATTTATTGGGGGTTACCAAGAATGTTGAGATTCCAAGAAGTCAATTGGAAAAAGCCCTTGACAACAAAATGATGTTTGACGGTTCCTCTATCGAGGGATTCGTACGTATCGAAGAATCCGATATGTATCTTTATCCAGATTATAATACCTGGGTTGTTTTTCCATGGGGATCTGAAGAAGGTAAAGTTGCCCGTTTAATTTGTGACGTTTATATGCCGGATGGAACACCTTTCCCAGGAGACCCAAGAGGAATTCTAAAGAGAGTTTTGGCAGAAGCAAAAGAGCTCGGGTTTACTGCAATGAATGTTGGTCCTGAACCTGAATTCTTCCTCTTTAAGACAAATGAAAAAGGAGAACCGACGTTGGAATTAAACGACCAAGGCGGATACTTTGATTTTGCTCCTGTTGACCTCGGTGAGAACTGTCGCCGAGACATTGTGATGGTTCTTGATCAAATGGGTTTCGAAGTGGAGGCATCCCATCATGAGGTTGCACCTGGACAGCATGAAATAGATTTTAAATACGCCGATGCCGTACAAGCTGCCGATTATATCCAAACATTCAAACTGGTGGTTAAGACCATTGCCCGCAAGCATGGCTTACATGCTACATTCATGCCCAAACCCGTTTTTGGAATTAACGGCTCTGGAATGCATACCCATCAATCCTTATTTACGAAGGATGGAAATGCTTTCTATGATGAAACCGACAGTTTAGGATTAAGCGAAACCGCCCGTTATTATTTGGCGGGAATTTTAAAACATGCACGCGGTTTTGCGGCTATTACCAATCCGCTCGTAAACTCCTACAAACGTTTGGTTCCTGGTTATGAGGCTCCATGTTATGTGGCCTGGTCAGCAAAAAACAGAAGTCCATTAGTACGTATTCCTGCTTCAAGAGGATTAAGCACTAGAATTGAAGTAAGAAACCCTGACCCTGCTGCTAACCCGTATTTAGCCCTTGCAGTTATGTTAAAAGCTGGTCTGGATGGAATCAAGAACAAACTTCAATTGCCGCCTGCAACTGATCGTAATATCTACATCATGAATGAGCAGGAAAGAAAAGAAGCGGGTATCGAAAGCCTCCCAAGCACATTAAAAGAAGCAATTGACTGCTTGCTCGCCGATAAGGTCATTTGTGATGCACTAGGGGGCCATGCTTTAGAACACTTTGTTCAAGCAAAGGAAATTGAGTGGGATATGTTCCGTACCCAAGTTCATAATTGGGAAAGAGATCAATATATTTCATTGTATTAA